A section of the Neorhodopirellula lusitana genome encodes:
- a CDS encoding PQQ-binding-like beta-propeller repeat protein translates to MITSAKLLSRYASLMGAFWLLGALWLNSQLLAESPEWPRFLNDDFSGSVDLDPEQATPSTLSWNQPPKIAWALDLGDGYGLGVIRNDAYFHFDSVHGKERLRKVSLDQGEVLWTQTNEVTYRDMYGYEPGPRCSPTSDGDDIFTLGVSGTLTARSIQDGQQRWQVQTNDAYQVVQNFFGVGSSPLVLDDLVIVMVGGSPAADQAIAPGRLDRVSPNGSLAVAFDRNSGEERWRCGDDLASYSSPRTITLGNEVYVLMLARDHLHVIDPRKGKSIGQMRFRADILESVNAMTPVVRDNRVLIGDCYDSGAVLLEIDVQDDKAIFRDVWRDPAGNRRAQALRSHMSTPVLQDGYIYGCSGRNAPDSDFRCVEFLTGDVQWTALSRRRTNATRFGDVLLVLKETGPLHIVRCTPQSFDELAVWKLDEAIGDHAGLGYPCWAAPIVSGRKMLVRGDQNLFCLEIPED, encoded by the coding sequence ATGATCACTTCCGCCAAGCTGCTATCTCGCTACGCCAGTTTGATGGGGGCGTTTTGGTTATTAGGAGCACTCTGGCTGAACAGCCAATTGCTTGCGGAGTCGCCGGAATGGCCGCGTTTCCTGAACGATGATTTCAGCGGTAGCGTGGACTTGGATCCCGAACAAGCAACGCCATCCACACTTTCGTGGAACCAACCTCCCAAGATCGCGTGGGCATTGGATCTGGGCGACGGATACGGCTTGGGTGTGATTCGCAATGACGCCTACTTTCATTTCGATTCCGTCCACGGAAAGGAACGACTTCGCAAGGTTTCGCTTGATCAAGGCGAAGTGCTGTGGACGCAAACAAACGAAGTGACCTACCGAGACATGTACGGATACGAGCCCGGGCCGAGGTGCAGCCCAACCAGTGACGGCGATGACATTTTCACGCTCGGCGTCTCGGGCACTCTAACCGCTCGCTCAATCCAAGATGGCCAGCAACGATGGCAGGTGCAAACCAACGACGCTTACCAAGTCGTCCAAAACTTCTTTGGTGTCGGCTCGTCTCCCTTGGTCCTGGACGACTTAGTCATCGTCATGGTGGGCGGCAGTCCAGCAGCGGATCAAGCGATCGCTCCGGGACGACTGGATCGAGTTTCTCCCAATGGTTCACTGGCGGTCGCGTTTGACCGCAACAGTGGCGAAGAACGCTGGCGGTGCGGCGATGACCTGGCCAGCTACAGTAGCCCGCGAACAATCACCCTCGGGAATGAAGTCTATGTGCTAATGCTCGCTCGAGATCATTTGCATGTCATTGATCCTCGGAAAGGCAAATCGATTGGACAAATGCGATTTCGCGCCGACATCCTGGAAAGCGTCAACGCGATGACACCGGTCGTGCGAGACAACCGAGTGCTGATCGGCGACTGCTATGATTCCGGCGCGGTATTGTTGGAAATCGATGTCCAAGACGACAAAGCGATCTTCCGTGACGTGTGGCGAGACCCCGCGGGCAACCGACGAGCCCAGGCTTTGCGTTCACACATGTCGACGCCCGTTTTACAAGACGGCTACATCTATGGATGCAGTGGCCGCAATGCTCCCGACAGTGATTTTCGCTGTGTTGAATTTCTGACCGGCGATGTTCAATGGACAGCACTTTCGCGCCGACGAACCAATGCCACTCGATTCGGTGACGTGTTGCTGGTCCTAAAAGAAACAGGCCCGCTTCACATCGTTCGCTGCACCCCTCAAAGCTTTGACGAACTCGCAGTTTGGAAGCTCGACGAGGCGATTGGTGACCACGCCGGTCTCGGTTATCCCTGTTGGGCTGCTCCCATTGTTTCAGGTCGCAAGATGCTGGTCCGCGGTGACCAAAATCTCTTCTGCCTCGAGATCCCCGAAGATTGA
- a CDS encoding hybrid sensor histidine kinase/response regulator: MVEPSNDAFTGIRPRHWWIAATLALMVADMAAPTWWGLCVLHLVMLPLIWRFVHRRFITKITIVQVSAVLVAGGWHVVSQPFGVIPLDPVRVWTFWALLAAGYFHIYLRRRLRMRLEHQHYLQQNVRRRSREIERVNHALRDEVARRQATQHRLDQSETTFQSIMDRMHLQVARKNATGVFTYANDPFCKELGLHPIDVIGSTDADLYAPATAALYRADDLSVIATGRNVDKVEEHPGSDGRPGFVQVFKAPEYDQHGRCIGVQVIFWDITEKHRNEISLRHSEARKRALFDAAGDAVLLVDEAGIIMEANPAAMGMLQSGGGRLLGRPMDNLVMPVRRNLHPETSSWSEADVTSASLGEGEDLSWHSLPLSDRHQLQLRRGDGVTFDSEVSVHIIPLGNPSPTATFEDEEREGRAIIIRDVTLQQQAFEAMRDAKAAAEQANRTKTQFMAGISHELRTPLGGIGGLTELLSRQTLPGPARRYVNLIAQNAELLHDAIEDILDFSAIEAGRVAIDPVPIDLHSIVGDAFGCLAIRAADKPVRLSFSIAPFTPRWVVADAKRIRQVIVNLAGNAIKFTAAGQVSLRMTVEPTGGQAGNPGHALFQLVIEDTGIGIAPENQGRIFDAFEQADRGTNKRFGGTGLGLAIARGLAQRMGGGITLESEVGKGSRFIVKFDLPLVQDVSDKPTHSIEACPEAQASPIVVSVGNATIESDLAETIVDQKCAVYKPSDLEGEQPKSAVWWILTDATADAAFRIRARKSEDRVLWLTRASEAAPRRAKKEDAVIIEPVHPHELRRWLAGQALQQSVRGLRSARGSRAVPGASKPLTSAGVVQTGNAAPSLRHDSASSLIAPRSTAPVTRRNGSGTLSEADQSQSQYRVLVVDDSPTNRLVIHDQLVSAGHHVCVAEGGETALSYFPDDESAVPASTFDCILMDLQMPTMDGTEVTTEIRRRAAHFNRAMPPVIALTAHVTDQHRQMCRDAGMVGYITKPIELELLLHEMQRVVTADRSGRPVSSEITDDSLDAEPKNEAGELNSDVPSDPGPSEIVEAESGVEPQPVAGPDSKPDAVNEATSVAKPEDADSDDWKTRLTKLCGGDESTMKSVCEAIVIEVPDLVRRLERAGKSGDQKALKTAAHTLKSCLRYVAPEDEINLAREVEAKTDDADWVQRIQSGWLAQGDAVSDEVQQLRNLQELAREWVKRIRS, encoded by the coding sequence ATGGTCGAACCCAGCAACGACGCTTTCACTGGAATCCGCCCTCGTCATTGGTGGATCGCTGCAACGTTGGCTTTGATGGTTGCCGATATGGCCGCGCCGACCTGGTGGGGGCTTTGTGTGCTGCATCTGGTCATGCTGCCGCTGATCTGGCGTTTTGTGCACCGTCGGTTTATCACGAAGATCACCATTGTCCAGGTCAGTGCGGTGTTGGTCGCCGGTGGCTGGCATGTGGTGTCGCAGCCATTCGGAGTCATTCCGCTGGATCCGGTCAGGGTTTGGACGTTTTGGGCGTTGTTGGCCGCTGGGTATTTCCATATCTATCTGCGTCGCCGGTTGCGGATGCGTTTAGAGCACCAGCACTACCTTCAACAAAATGTTCGTCGGCGGTCTCGAGAAATTGAGCGAGTGAACCACGCGCTTCGAGACGAGGTCGCGCGGCGGCAGGCGACCCAGCACCGTCTAGATCAAAGCGAGACCACTTTCCAGTCGATCATGGACCGGATGCACTTGCAGGTCGCACGCAAGAATGCGACCGGCGTGTTCACCTACGCCAACGATCCGTTTTGTAAAGAACTCGGTTTGCATCCCATTGATGTCATCGGCAGCACGGACGCGGATTTGTATGCGCCGGCCACTGCGGCGCTTTACCGGGCCGACGATCTTAGCGTGATTGCGACGGGCCGGAACGTTGACAAGGTGGAAGAACATCCTGGATCCGACGGGCGTCCTGGCTTTGTGCAAGTATTTAAGGCTCCCGAGTACGACCAACATGGACGCTGCATCGGCGTCCAGGTCATCTTTTGGGACATCACGGAAAAACATCGCAATGAGATCTCGCTGCGTCATAGCGAGGCGCGGAAGCGAGCCCTGTTCGACGCGGCAGGGGATGCGGTTTTGTTGGTGGATGAAGCCGGCATCATCATGGAAGCCAACCCAGCCGCAATGGGGATGCTGCAGTCCGGTGGTGGTCGATTGCTCGGTCGTCCGATGGATAATTTAGTGATGCCGGTTCGGCGCAATTTGCATCCTGAAACCAGCAGTTGGTCCGAGGCCGACGTGACGAGTGCGAGCTTGGGCGAGGGAGAAGATTTGAGTTGGCACAGCCTTCCATTATCCGATCGACACCAGTTGCAGTTGCGTCGTGGGGATGGTGTGACGTTTGATAGTGAGGTGTCCGTTCACATCATTCCGCTTGGAAACCCTTCGCCAACAGCAACCTTCGAAGATGAAGAACGTGAAGGGCGCGCGATTATCATTCGTGACGTCACGTTACAACAGCAAGCTTTTGAAGCGATGCGTGACGCGAAAGCCGCTGCAGAACAGGCCAACCGGACCAAGACGCAATTCATGGCCGGGATCTCGCACGAGTTGCGGACTCCACTTGGTGGCATTGGCGGTCTGACCGAATTGTTGTCGCGTCAGACGTTACCGGGGCCGGCCCGGCGTTACGTCAATCTCATCGCTCAAAATGCGGAACTGCTGCATGATGCGATCGAAGACATTCTTGATTTCTCGGCGATTGAGGCGGGGCGGGTTGCGATTGATCCGGTGCCAATTGATTTGCATTCCATCGTCGGCGATGCATTTGGTTGCCTTGCGATTCGTGCTGCTGATAAACCAGTACGGCTGAGTTTTTCGATTGCCCCTTTCACGCCACGTTGGGTGGTCGCCGATGCGAAGCGAATTCGTCAAGTGATCGTGAATCTCGCTGGCAACGCAATCAAGTTCACGGCTGCGGGCCAAGTGAGTCTGCGAATGACGGTGGAACCGACTGGAGGGCAAGCTGGAAATCCCGGTCATGCCCTTTTCCAGCTCGTAATTGAAGACACTGGGATTGGGATTGCTCCGGAGAATCAGGGGCGTATTTTTGATGCCTTTGAACAGGCTGACCGTGGAACCAACAAGCGGTTTGGAGGCACGGGGCTCGGGCTGGCCATCGCCCGTGGGTTGGCCCAGCGGATGGGCGGAGGCATCACACTGGAGAGTGAAGTTGGCAAGGGCAGTCGTTTCATCGTGAAGTTTGATTTGCCTCTTGTCCAAGACGTCAGTGACAAGCCGACGCATTCAATCGAGGCGTGCCCCGAAGCGCAGGCCAGTCCCATCGTTGTCTCGGTCGGGAACGCCACGATTGAATCTGACTTGGCGGAAACCATCGTTGATCAAAAGTGCGCCGTGTACAAGCCATCGGATCTGGAGGGCGAGCAGCCGAAGTCCGCCGTTTGGTGGATCTTGACGGATGCTACCGCGGACGCTGCGTTTCGTATCCGGGCCCGTAAATCGGAAGACCGAGTGTTGTGGTTGACCCGGGCCAGTGAAGCGGCTCCCCGGCGTGCCAAGAAGGAAGATGCTGTCATCATCGAACCCGTGCATCCTCATGAGTTGCGTCGTTGGCTTGCCGGTCAGGCTCTTCAGCAGTCGGTGCGAGGCCTGCGTTCAGCTCGAGGAAGCCGAGCCGTTCCCGGTGCTTCTAAGCCGTTGACTTCGGCTGGCGTTGTCCAGACAGGCAATGCTGCTCCTTCCCTTCGACACGACTCAGCTTCGTCGCTGATCGCACCTCGAAGTACGGCTCCTGTCACGCGGCGAAATGGATCGGGAACCTTATCGGAAGCGGATCAAAGCCAATCGCAATACCGCGTGCTGGTCGTTGACGACAGTCCGACGAATCGTCTCGTGATCCATGACCAGTTGGTTTCAGCGGGGCATCATGTCTGCGTTGCCGAAGGTGGCGAAACGGCGCTCTCGTATTTTCCCGATGACGAGTCGGCGGTTCCGGCATCCACGTTTGATTGCATTCTGATGGACTTGCAGATGCCGACCATGGATGGAACCGAGGTAACCACCGAAATTCGCAGACGGGCGGCTCATTTTAATCGGGCCATGCCGCCAGTCATCGCTTTGACGGCTCACGTGACTGATCAGCATCGCCAGATGTGCCGGGACGCGGGAATGGTGGGTTACATCACCAAGCCAATCGAGTTGGAGTTGTTGTTGCACGAAATGCAAAGAGTGGTCACGGCCGATCGAAGCGGCAGGCCGGTGTCGTCCGAAATTACCGACGATTCACTTGACGCTGAACCCAAAAACGAAGCGGGCGAGCTGAACTCGGATGTTCCGTCTGATCCCGGTCCATCTGAAATTGTTGAGGCAGAATCTGGTGTTGAACCGCAACCGGTTGCGGGGCCTGATTCGAAGCCAGATGCAGTGAACGAGGCGACGTCAGTGGCTAAGCCGGAGGATGCCGATAGTGATGACTGGAAGACGCGGCTGACCAAGCTGTGCGGCGGTGACGAGTCAACGATGAAGTCGGTTTGTGAAGCGATCGTGATCGAAGTGCCCGATCTGGTTCGGCGTCTAGAGCGGGCAGGCAAATCCGGCGATCAGAAAGCATTGAAGACCGCCGCGCATACCCTGAAGTCCTGTTTGCGATACGTTGCACCCGAGGATGAAATCAATTTGGCTCGTGAAGTCGAAGCGAAAACGGATGATGCCGATTGGGTTCAGCGGATTCAGTCCGGTTGGCTTGCCCAGGGGGATGCTGTTTCGGATGAAGTCCAGCAGCTTCGGAATTTACAGGAATTGGCACGCGAGTGGGTCAAGCGAATCCGTTCATAG
- a CDS encoding glycoside hydrolase family 3 N-terminal domain-containing protein: protein MTVRPRLTCLNIILALLTFSAANVSAEKTPTTSDSKNVATAGDAAADPMYHDGWVDRNKNGKMDPYENPKLSVAERVQDLIDRMTMDEKTCQMATIYGYRRVLKSPVPEASWNERVWKDGVANIDEHANGVRAEATEYIAFDKHANLINTVQHWFAKHTRLGIPVDFTNEGIRGICHPNACNFPTQLGLGASWDRELVRRIGEITGREAKVLGYSNIYSPILDTARDPRWGRSIECYSEDPYLVGELGKEQVLGLQSQNVASTVKHFAAYSNPNGGRDGGGRTDPQVPFHDMQEILLAPFRKVFKECSPKGTMSSYNTYDGVPVSGSSYFLIDLLRKEYGFNGYVVSDSGAVTRIERQHKVAETFEHAVAQSINAGLNVRTTFQKMENFVMPLRQVVKKGWVTEDTINSRVADVLRVKFELGLFDTPFLDPQEALDVVHCDDHSPVTLEAARKAIVLLKNENKTLPLDSSTLRNVLVTGPGANEADLMISRYGPSISDVITPYEGIRRYLGDQANVVYEEGVAAKDSRFPKSDLIPEPPTAEEQALMDQAIAVAKKSDVIIAVLGDSNDTVGESKSRMSLDLPGHQTLYVQKLMETGKPVIVVLMPGRAAAINWIDENAPAILVCWHGGEQVGTAVAETLFGDNNPGGKLPITFPRTVGQVPMAVPYRHGAWGGQHEKFDPNGWGSTRSSNPLYFFGYGLSYTTFKYSHLKITPKNPTESDTIKITCSITNSGDVQGDEVVQLYIADLVASVTPYEQVLRGFDRVALEPGETKQVTFSLSPKRDLVMLDRDNQWVVEPGEFEVRVASHSGYGGAQLKETIELKSKTPEQQ, encoded by the coding sequence ATGACTGTGCGTCCTCGGTTAACCTGCTTGAACATCATCCTGGCGTTGCTCACCTTCAGCGCCGCGAACGTGTCCGCGGAAAAGACGCCGACAACCAGCGACTCAAAGAACGTCGCCACAGCAGGCGATGCAGCAGCGGATCCGATGTACCACGATGGCTGGGTTGATCGAAACAAAAACGGGAAGATGGATCCCTACGAAAACCCCAAACTGTCGGTTGCCGAGCGGGTGCAGGATCTCATCGACCGGATGACGATGGATGAGAAGACCTGCCAGATGGCAACCATCTATGGCTATCGGCGCGTCCTGAAATCTCCAGTTCCCGAAGCAAGTTGGAACGAGCGGGTATGGAAAGACGGTGTCGCCAATATCGACGAACACGCCAACGGTGTTCGTGCCGAAGCAACGGAATACATCGCTTTCGACAAGCATGCGAATCTAATTAATACCGTCCAACATTGGTTCGCCAAGCATACTCGACTTGGGATTCCAGTCGACTTCACGAACGAGGGGATTCGCGGCATTTGCCACCCCAACGCGTGCAATTTCCCGACTCAGCTCGGCCTGGGTGCGTCGTGGGATCGTGAATTAGTTCGTCGCATCGGCGAGATCACGGGACGCGAGGCGAAGGTGCTCGGTTACAGCAACATTTACTCGCCAATCTTGGATACCGCTCGTGACCCACGCTGGGGACGGTCCATCGAATGCTACAGCGAAGATCCCTACTTGGTCGGTGAACTGGGCAAAGAACAAGTGCTGGGCTTGCAATCCCAAAACGTCGCCTCAACCGTCAAGCACTTCGCCGCCTATAGCAACCCGAACGGTGGACGCGATGGTGGTGGACGAACCGATCCGCAAGTCCCTTTTCATGACATGCAAGAAATCTTGCTGGCTCCGTTTCGAAAAGTGTTCAAGGAATGCTCACCCAAAGGAACGATGAGTTCGTACAACACATACGATGGCGTTCCAGTTAGCGGAAGCTCTTACTTCCTGATTGACCTGCTTCGTAAAGAATACGGATTTAACGGCTACGTCGTTTCCGACAGTGGCGCGGTGACGCGGATTGAACGCCAGCACAAGGTTGCCGAGACATTCGAACACGCCGTTGCCCAATCGATTAACGCTGGGCTGAATGTACGGACCACATTCCAGAAAATGGAAAACTTCGTAATGCCCTTGCGGCAGGTTGTTAAGAAGGGGTGGGTCACCGAAGACACAATCAACTCTCGCGTCGCCGACGTGTTGCGAGTGAAGTTCGAACTGGGACTCTTCGACACTCCCTTCCTTGATCCTCAAGAGGCCTTGGATGTCGTTCACTGTGATGATCACTCGCCCGTCACGCTGGAAGCGGCTCGCAAGGCGATCGTGTTGCTTAAGAACGAAAACAAAACCCTACCGCTGGACTCTTCAACGCTAAGAAATGTCCTCGTCACCGGCCCCGGAGCCAACGAAGCCGACTTGATGATCAGTCGATACGGGCCATCAATCTCGGACGTGATCACACCCTACGAGGGAATCCGCCGATACTTGGGCGATCAGGCGAACGTGGTCTACGAAGAAGGCGTCGCCGCCAAGGACTCTCGCTTTCCTAAGTCGGACCTGATTCCTGAACCGCCAACCGCGGAGGAACAGGCCCTGATGGATCAGGCCATCGCGGTCGCTAAGAAGTCCGACGTGATCATCGCCGTCTTGGGCGACAGCAATGACACCGTCGGAGAGTCCAAGTCAAGAATGTCTCTCGATCTTCCTGGCCATCAAACACTGTATGTGCAAAAACTGATGGAAACCGGAAAGCCTGTGATCGTGGTTCTGATGCCAGGCCGTGCTGCCGCGATCAACTGGATCGACGAAAATGCTCCGGCGATCCTGGTTTGCTGGCACGGTGGCGAACAGGTCGGTACCGCGGTAGCAGAGACTCTGTTCGGCGACAACAACCCGGGCGGCAAACTGCCGATCACTTTCCCGCGAACCGTGGGACAAGTCCCCATGGCCGTACCGTATCGGCATGGTGCGTGGGGCGGGCAACACGAAAAGTTTGATCCCAACGGATGGGGCTCCACCCGGTCATCGAACCCCTTGTACTTCTTCGGTTACGGACTCAGCTACACGACGTTTAAGTACAGCCACCTCAAGATCACTCCCAAGAACCCAACCGAATCGGACACCATCAAGATCACTTGTTCAATCACTAACTCCGGTGACGTGCAGGGCGACGAAGTGGTGCAACTCTACATCGCTGACCTCGTTGCATCGGTGACTCCGTACGAACAAGTCTTAAGAGGCTTCGACCGCGTTGCTTTGGAACCCGGCGAAACCAAACAGGTCACCTTCTCACTTAGTCCCAAACGCGATCTCGTGATGTTGGACCGAGACAACCAGTGGGTTGTCGAACCGGGTGAGTTTGAAGTGCGTGTGGCCTCCCACTCTGGATATGGCGGCGCGCAGCTTAAAGAGACAATTGAGCTAAAGAGCAAAACGCCCGAACAGCAATAA
- a CDS encoding FecR family protein, which yields MHYTPNDSQRFDLIHELVTKQLEGSATPAEQNQLQEAITSDREIRREYVRYMQEVVHISSRLVRPPASQTDTIPKSEILKISESPSSSTNPTSPSPRLALASRPSRSIQQIIAVIAIAAALLLTIGLSTWNALRLDQQHRDADIVARLIPNHANGSGGPKYGEKVATLIQTTNVTWDSQHKSIGELSRVSIGQKLCIHQGSLKLVFDSGVEALVLAPCLIEIQERDRVYCSYGRITAKAADSGNGFIIDTPVARVTDLGTEFGVAISDSGETEVAVFEGEVDVELGSTNQRSEQMSPSKREHLVQGQATLVGHDGQSRRVFSVDNQRLPGVRDLAPLHSRSPVISAVRDNLSDQLPESRMFYRIVQAGFREDSRAFVDRDHEWNGLTETGVPEELIGADYVMPFNDDKFVEDLQVQVTIAQPSTVYVFFSDNALVPQWLSDEFEDTGLDLGLDEAANRYKPKKKVTTGPGASIDSIFSIWKRNIDKPQELRLGSFERPADVLLGYNMYGIAAVAKEAASQPK from the coding sequence ATGCATTACACCCCAAACGACTCCCAGCGATTCGACCTGATTCATGAACTGGTCACCAAGCAATTGGAAGGATCGGCGACTCCAGCCGAACAAAACCAGCTACAAGAAGCCATCACCAGCGACCGCGAGATCCGCCGCGAATACGTTCGCTACATGCAAGAGGTCGTCCATATTTCGTCGCGTCTGGTGCGTCCACCAGCATCACAAACCGATACGATTCCCAAATCAGAAATCCTCAAGATTTCAGAATCGCCTAGCTCGTCCACGAACCCCACTTCACCATCACCCCGGCTTGCACTGGCCAGTCGCCCTTCACGCTCGATCCAGCAAATCATCGCCGTGATTGCGATCGCCGCGGCGTTGTTGTTGACCATTGGACTTTCAACTTGGAACGCATTGCGGCTGGATCAACAGCATCGCGATGCCGACATCGTCGCTCGCTTGATCCCCAACCACGCTAACGGTTCAGGCGGCCCGAAGTACGGCGAGAAAGTGGCAACGCTGATCCAAACCACCAATGTAACCTGGGACAGCCAACACAAAAGCATCGGCGAACTTAGCCGCGTTTCCATCGGTCAAAAACTATGCATTCACCAAGGCTCACTCAAACTCGTATTTGACTCCGGTGTCGAAGCATTGGTCCTAGCACCTTGCCTGATTGAAATCCAGGAACGTGATCGAGTTTACTGTAGCTATGGACGGATCACGGCGAAGGCAGCTGACAGCGGGAACGGGTTTATCATCGACACGCCGGTCGCACGCGTCACGGACCTTGGCACGGAATTTGGCGTCGCCATCAGTGATTCTGGTGAAACGGAGGTAGCCGTTTTCGAAGGCGAAGTGGATGTCGAACTCGGCTCAACGAACCAGCGAAGCGAGCAAATGTCCCCCAGCAAGCGGGAACACCTCGTCCAAGGCCAAGCAACGCTGGTTGGTCACGATGGACAATCACGACGGGTCTTTTCAGTCGATAACCAACGACTGCCAGGTGTCCGAGACTTAGCACCCCTGCATTCCCGCAGCCCTGTTATCTCGGCAGTCCGAGATAACCTCAGCGATCAGCTTCCCGAGAGCCGCATGTTTTACCGAATCGTCCAAGCGGGCTTCCGGGAAGACAGCCGAGCTTTTGTTGATCGTGACCACGAATGGAACGGCTTGACCGAAACCGGCGTTCCAGAGGAACTGATCGGCGCAGACTATGTCATGCCATTCAACGACGACAAATTTGTTGAAGACCTCCAAGTTCAAGTCACGATTGCACAACCTTCCACCGTCTACGTTTTCTTCAGCGACAATGCCTTGGTGCCACAGTGGTTGTCTGACGAATTTGAAGACACAGGTCTGGATCTTGGGCTCGATGAAGCAGCCAATCGATACAAACCAAAGAAAAAGGTCACCACCGGCCCAGGCGCCAGTATCGATAGCATCTTCTCTATTTGGAAACGCAATATCGACAAGCCACAAGAACTGAGGCTCGGGTCGTTCGAGCGTCCCGCCGACGTTTTACTTGGCTACAACATGTACGGCATTGCCGCAGTCGCCAAAGAAGCAGCATCCCAACCTAAATAG
- a CDS encoding sigma-70 family RNA polymerase sigma factor: MSLDSEHSEFARLIAQHQRAVQGYILANVPSWGDADEIWQEASVRLWLEFDKFEPGSNFAAWAIRVAHFEILTWRKKVSRSRLIFNDELIELLEEEQQNFASQHSQDRLSALDQCLENCPERQRDLLARFYEPNRQVEQIAIAMKCSVDAVYKSTQRIRKSLRNCIEQRLQHAGVN, from the coding sequence ATGTCTTTGGATTCCGAACACTCCGAATTTGCCCGTCTGATCGCCCAGCACCAGCGGGCCGTTCAGGGATATATCCTCGCGAACGTTCCAAGCTGGGGCGATGCTGACGAAATCTGGCAGGAAGCCAGCGTGCGACTCTGGCTGGAATTCGACAAGTTCGAACCCGGGTCCAATTTTGCGGCCTGGGCCATTCGCGTCGCCCACTTCGAAATCTTGACGTGGCGTAAAAAAGTCAGCCGCAGCCGCCTGATTTTTAACGACGAACTCATTGAGCTTCTTGAAGAGGAACAGCAAAACTTTGCTTCCCAACATTCTCAAGATCGCCTCAGCGCACTGGATCAGTGTCTCGAAAACTGCCCTGAACGACAGCGAGATCTTCTTGCGCGTTTCTACGAACCCAACCGACAGGTCGAACAAATCGCCATTGCGATGAAGTGCAGTGTCGACGCCGTCTACAAGTCAACGCAGCGAATTCGAAAATCGCTACGCAATTGCATTGAACAACGTCTTCAACACGCGGGAGTGAACTGA
- a CDS encoding DUF1559 domain-containing protein → MRSEVRRHTPTGFTLVELLVVIAIIGVLVGLLLPAVQAAREAARRMSCSNNFKQIGLAIHNYHSTYKQLPIHGAGTHHYKPRNIWSNTSLSSNRRLSFLVGLTPFFEQQAIWEVISNPYDKDGNQYPPMGPTPDKDPYEPWATNIPSLRCPSDPGFGLPSLGRTNYVACLGDSTYDGRNGSLLVRSSATRLPYPEDQGFAEEARAKNRGFFKPHDNSRFRDILDGLSNTIAAGEICTDLGDKDKRTMGPDVSSLSSNGVRNNPSICRDTPGLIDSERPQFWASGTPVFSAVEGRGYRWAEYLPYYGGCYTILPPNSEVCSISDTSDTLASATSRHQGGAHILMGDGAVKFITDSIEAGDSRARMVYKGGSATYGNSPGSKSPYGLWGSLGTRASKEVIGEDF, encoded by the coding sequence ATGCGTTCTGAAGTCCGTCGTCACACGCCAACCGGTTTCACATTAGTGGAACTGCTGGTTGTCATCGCCATTATTGGTGTTCTAGTTGGATTGCTTTTGCCGGCTGTCCAAGCTGCCCGCGAAGCAGCTCGCCGAATGAGTTGCAGTAACAACTTCAAGCAGATTGGACTGGCGATCCACAACTATCATTCCACTTACAAGCAATTGCCAATCCACGGAGCGGGCACTCACCACTACAAGCCAAGGAACATCTGGTCAAACACCAGTCTCTCGAGCAATCGTCGGCTCAGCTTTTTGGTGGGACTGACTCCGTTTTTCGAACAGCAGGCGATTTGGGAAGTGATTTCCAACCCGTACGATAAAGATGGCAACCAGTACCCACCGATGGGACCAACGCCAGACAAGGATCCCTATGAACCTTGGGCAACCAACATCCCGTCTTTGCGTTGCCCCAGTGATCCAGGGTTTGGATTGCCTTCGTTAGGGCGGACCAACTACGTGGCCTGTTTGGGCGACAGTACCTATGACGGGCGAAACGGTTCTTTGTTGGTGCGTAGTTCAGCGACGCGTCTTCCTTACCCTGAGGATCAAGGTTTTGCCGAAGAGGCTCGAGCGAAGAATCGTGGCTTCTTCAAGCCCCACGACAATTCGCGGTTCCGTGACATTTTGGATGGGTTGTCAAACACGATCGCTGCAGGCGAAATCTGCACGGACCTAGGCGACAAGGACAAGCGAACGATGGGGCCCGATGTCTCGTCGCTTTCCTCCAACGGCGTCCGTAACAATCCCTCCATCTGCCGTGACACTCCCGGTTTGATCGACAGCGAGCGTCCACAATTCTGGGCATCCGGCACCCCCGTGTTTTCAGCCGTCGAAGGGCGTGGATATCGCTGGGCTGAGTACCTGCCTTATTACGGCGGTTGCTACACGATCTTGCCACCCAACTCGGAAGTTTGTTCGATCAGTGACACCTCTGACACTTTGGCTTCGGCAACCAGCCGACACCAAGGTGGTGCTCACATTCTGATGGGAGACGGTGCGGTCAAGTTTATCACCGACTCGATTGAAGCCGGCGATTCACGTGCTCGGATGGTCTACAAGGGTGGTTCGGCAACTTACGGGAACTCTCCAGGCTCGAAGAGCCCATACGGACTTTGGGGTTCGCTCGGCACGCGTGCTTCGAAAGAAGTTATCGGCGAGGATTTCTAG